From the genome of Isachenkonia alkalipeptolytica, one region includes:
- a CDS encoding helix-turn-helix domain-containing protein produces MFDTYDLKDYSLTLKRIRKSCGYTQSDVRKLVGIHEDGLRKIENGSVIPKYETLQLLSKAYKVDLLELLAHMKSDQSLMAYIQKVNEMITSNDIEKFASVSKEIHVFLEKNKRVFQLFNSDEPLKLKLYLEAIGEYFESHHESYVNAEILLIEALTLSIEETFTIENLPDYPLNYFDISLLLLLGVIKRELSDTESSTLILNTCLERLDIFNIKTVTNDRMKLKLMYNLAYNNHTDDNYESVIEITSKAIEFATTNHILYSLPQLFYRKGIAEYQLGIDCYMDSLNKAITLLEVYGMEELKQKFIQTTLNLYGIEIG; encoded by the coding sequence ATGTTTGATACCTATGACTTAAAAGACTATAGTCTGACACTGAAAAGAATCAGAAAATCCTGTGGTTATACCCAAAGTGATGTTCGAAAGCTTGTGGGCATTCATGAGGACGGACTCAGAAAGATCGAGAACGGATCGGTAATTCCTAAATATGAAACCTTGCAGTTGCTTTCTAAAGCCTATAAGGTGGATTTATTAGAACTGTTGGCACACATGAAAAGTGATCAGAGTTTAATGGCCTACATCCAAAAAGTTAATGAAATGATTACATCCAATGATATCGAAAAGTTTGCATCGGTTTCTAAGGAAATCCATGTCTTTCTTGAAAAAAACAAAAGGGTTTTCCAGTTATTTAATTCTGATGAACCACTAAAACTGAAACTATATTTAGAAGCTATCGGTGAATATTTTGAATCACATCATGAAAGTTATGTAAATGCGGAAATATTATTAATCGAAGCTTTGACACTTTCTATTGAAGAAACTTTTACGATAGAAAATCTCCCTGATTATCCACTAAATTACTTTGACATCAGTTTATTGCTATTACTAGGTGTAATCAAAAGAGAGCTTAGTGATACCGAAAGTAGCACCCTAATACTTAATACTTGCTTAGAGCGGCTCGATATTTTCAACATAAAAACTGTGACGAATGACAGAATGAAATTAAAACTAATGTATAATTTAGCGTATAATAATCACACTGACGATAACTATGAGTCAGTTATTGAAATCACCTCTAAAGCCATCGAATTCGCTACTACCAACCATATTTTATATTCCTTACCGCAATTATTCTACAGAAAAGGGATTGCCGAATATCAACTTGGCATCGACTGTTATATGGATAGCTTAAATAAAGCGATAACTTTACTGGAAGTCTACGGTATGGAAGAGTTGAAGCAGAAGTTTATTCAAACCACTTTGAATTTATACGGTATTGAAATAGGCTAA
- a CDS encoding HD-GYP domain-containing protein — protein MERYENQNDIQRNFQTSVLEHALNSISFRCEEQDNHPEQVESYSIAIGKAMNMSYKDLKNLAKAAKLHDLGKTFIDQGILNKPGKLTVAEMEAIKKHPEIGYRLLITDIRYKKLAKCVRHHHERWDGLGYPGGLMGGETPLFSRIIAVADAYDAMTTNRVYQKTKSQKEAVQEIIENSGTQFDPTIVEVFVGKVLLSARTSYTNKK, from the coding sequence ATGGAGAGGTACGAGAATCAAAATGATATTCAAAGAAATTTTCAAACCTCGGTTTTAGAGCACGCCTTAAATTCGATCAGTTTCCGATGCGAGGAACAGGATAATCATCCGGAGCAAGTGGAATCTTACAGTATTGCTATTGGAAAAGCAATGAACATGAGTTATAAGGATCTAAAAAACCTAGCCAAAGCGGCAAAACTCCATGATCTTGGGAAGACATTTATCGATCAGGGAATTTTAAATAAACCCGGAAAACTTACCGTAGCGGAAATGGAAGCGATAAAAAAACATCCTGAAATCGGGTATAGGCTATTAATAACGGATATTAGATATAAAAAACTGGCGAAATGTGTTCGACATCATCATGAACGTTGGGACGGTCTAGGCTATCCGGGGGGATTAATGGGCGGAGAAACACCACTTTTTTCAAGGATTATTGCGGTAGCTGATGCCTATGATGCAATGACCACGAACAGAGTGTATCAAAAAACAAAAAGTCAGAAAGAGGCTGTTCAGGAAATCATTGAGAACTCCGGCACCCAGTTTGATCCAACAATTGTAGAGGTTTTTGTAGGAAAAGTTCTGTTAAGTGCTCGAACTTCGTATACAAATAAGAAGTAA
- a CDS encoding ASCH domain-containing protein, with product MEKEEYLQQRINEFWEGFLSKTGRSEDTKYIEVFHFELSEKWANELLRLVLIGQKKATASSLFSFELSGEPIPKVGDLSIVTNWEGDPKCVIETTAVTILPFSEVTYDIAKREGEDQTLESWQKGHIKYYKKEGEIIGYEFNEDLPIVFEDFKVVYQVKDS from the coding sequence ATGGAAAAAGAAGAATATTTACAGCAAAGAATTAATGAATTCTGGGAAGGGTTTTTATCAAAAACCGGGAGATCCGAGGACACCAAATATATTGAGGTGTTTCATTTCGAGCTGTCGGAAAAGTGGGCCAATGAGTTACTGCGTTTAGTGTTAATAGGGCAAAAGAAAGCTACGGCCAGCAGTCTATTCAGCTTTGAATTATCAGGAGAGCCTATACCGAAAGTCGGAGATTTGAGCATCGTTACGAACTGGGAGGGTGACCCGAAATGTGTAATTGAAACCACCGCTGTAACCATTCTCCCTTTTTCTGAAGTTACTTATGATATTGCAAAGCGCGAAGGGGAAGATCAAACATTAGAATCTTGGCAAAAAGGACATATCAAATATTATAAAAAAGAAGGGGAAATAATAGGTTATGAGTTTAACGAGGACCTTCCTATAGTATTTGAAGATTTTAAAGTGGTATACCAAGTAAAAGATTCGTAA
- a CDS encoding GNAT family N-acetyltransferase, whose translation MYEKEKPVARMLTHDDGAMGFFHVLPEHCWKGYAWELSIAMMKKLREQGEIPFVHIQEDNQGSMSLSRKIGFVKERLIQWVKINLEEKG comes from the coding sequence ATCTATGAAAAAGAAAAGCCTGTTGCCAGGATGCTAACCCATGATGATGGAGCCATGGGATTTTTTCATGTCCTGCCGGAGCATTGCTGGAAAGGGTATGCTTGGGAATTGAGTATTGCTATGATGAAAAAACTGAGGGAACAAGGTGAGATCCCTTTTGTCCATATCCAAGAGGACAATCAAGGATCCATGAGCTTAAGTCGTAAAATAGGTTTTGTTAAAGAACGGTTAATTCAATGGGTGAAGATCAATTTAGAAGAGAAAGGATAA
- a CDS encoding ATP-grasp domain-containing protein, which produces MKNIYIIHENDEWTAPLKKHLDDLDLPYEDWFLDEGILDLSKEPPQGVFYNRMSASSHTRDHRYAPEYTAAVLAWLQRKGRKVINTEDALRLEVSKVAQYASLNAHGIKTPKTIAAVGREEIVRAAEGFITPFITKHNRAGKGLGVQLFQNIDALQEYVNGPNFEVPIDGITLIQQYIQSPEPFITRCEFIGGKFFYAVRVDTSEGFELCPADVCQIGEGACPVGEVEKPKFEVIEGFTNPILEHYEGFLRSNGIQIAGIEFITDRKGTIYTYDVNTNTNYNPEAEAVAEKYGMLEIAKYLGKELEKAEGK; this is translated from the coding sequence ATGAAAAATATCTACATTATTCATGAAAACGATGAGTGGACTGCGCCGCTGAAAAAGCATTTAGATGACTTAGACCTGCCCTATGAGGACTGGTTTTTGGATGAAGGGATTTTGGACCTATCAAAAGAACCACCCCAGGGAGTATTTTATAATCGAATGAGCGCTTCATCCCACACGAGAGATCATCGATATGCCCCGGAATACACCGCAGCGGTCCTGGCTTGGCTTCAGAGAAAGGGTCGAAAAGTAATCAACACGGAAGACGCCCTTAGACTGGAAGTCAGCAAAGTAGCTCAGTACGCCTCTCTCAATGCCCATGGGATCAAAACCCCAAAAACCATTGCCGCCGTTGGAAGAGAAGAAATCGTAAGAGCTGCAGAAGGGTTTATTACTCCCTTTATTACGAAGCATAATCGCGCAGGCAAAGGTCTCGGAGTTCAGCTATTTCAAAATATAGATGCTCTACAGGAATATGTAAATGGACCAAACTTTGAAGTGCCCATCGACGGGATCACTTTAATCCAGCAGTATATTCAGTCCCCGGAACCCTTTATAACACGCTGCGAGTTTATTGGAGGCAAGTTTTTCTATGCGGTTCGGGTGGACACCTCGGAGGGTTTTGAATTATGCCCTGCGGATGTTTGCCAAATAGGAGAGGGAGCTTGCCCTGTAGGTGAGGTGGAAAAACCGAAGTTCGAGGTGATTGAAGGTTTTACGAATCCAATCTTAGAGCATTACGAGGGGTTTTTAAGAAGTAATGGTATACAGATAGCCGGCATTGAATTTATAACAGATAGAAAAGGAACCATATATACCTATGATGTCAATACCAACACCAACTACAACCCTGAGGCTGAAGCAGTAGCGGAAAAGTACGGAATGCTGGAAATCGCTAAATACCTAGGAAAAGAACTGGAAAAAGCAGAGGGAAAATAG
- a CDS encoding GNAT family N-acetyltransferase, whose product MIVPGSPKDLHACCKILENSELGRIYFFDKDPGRMLSKALNNEEIYVVLDDQNNCIGFILFELKGTFGKYPYLHMIVVEREFRGKGIGRELIYYFENVIAAEYDKVFLLVGDFNKRAKELYRQLGYEEIGILSDFYRKGVNEYLMGKYKK is encoded by the coding sequence ATGATTGTACCGGGAAGTCCGAAAGATTTACATGCATGCTGTAAAATTCTTGAGAACTCTGAGCTTGGAAGGATTTATTTTTTTGATAAAGACCCTGGCAGGATGCTTTCGAAAGCTTTGAATAATGAAGAAATCTATGTGGTATTGGATGATCAGAATAATTGTATTGGATTTATTTTGTTTGAGTTGAAGGGCACCTTCGGAAAATATCCTTATCTGCATATGATTGTTGTAGAAAGAGAATTTCGCGGGAAGGGGATCGGCAGGGAACTAATCTATTATTTTGAAAATGTAATAGCTGCGGAGTATGATAAGGTATTTTTGCTAGTCGGGGATTTTAACAAAAGAGCGAAGGAGCTTTATCGGCAGTTGGGTTATGAAGAGATCGGAATCCTTTCCGACTTTTATAGAAAAGGAGTCAATGAATACCTGATGGGAAAATATAAGAAGTAG
- a CDS encoding GNAT family N-acetyltransferase yields MDNIKVALEILSEDPIRNINLINFIKEYQIDVIHIEGSSVLVKGRSDQAWTYISSKSEAELNVLLKHLKEEDQHFATIEDWMLPFILKDRRLEWKLSCVKFYFPNNSALPENMVSLLELSTTDAQYIFENSKYQEYTSKEYIIERIQKGIGLGIYKNEKLVAWILTHDDGAMGFLHVLPEYRGKGYARELSIAMIRKLREQGEITFIHIEEDNKESMSLSRKMGFVKERLVHWVKIN; encoded by the coding sequence ATGGACAACATAAAAGTGGCCCTTGAAATATTGAGTGAAGACCCTATCCGAAACATCAATTTAATCAATTTTATCAAAGAATACCAGATTGATGTTATACATATTGAAGGGAGTTCGGTTTTGGTTAAAGGGAGAAGTGATCAAGCTTGGACTTATATCAGCAGCAAATCGGAAGCGGAATTGAATGTACTATTAAAACATTTGAAGGAAGAGGATCAGCACTTCGCTACAATAGAAGATTGGATGCTACCGTTTATTCTGAAAGACCGAAGACTGGAGTGGAAATTATCCTGTGTAAAGTTCTATTTTCCAAATAATTCAGCATTGCCGGAGAATATGGTCTCCCTCTTGGAACTGTCAACAACGGACGCGCAATACATTTTCGAGAACAGCAAGTATCAGGAGTACACTTCTAAGGAATACATAATTGAACGAATCCAAAAAGGTATCGGACTGGGAATCTATAAAAATGAAAAACTTGTAGCCTGGATTCTAACCCATGATGATGGAGCTATGGGATTTCTTCATGTCCTGCCGGAGTACCGGGGAAAAGGGTATGCTCGGGAATTGAGCATTGCTATGATAAGAAAACTGAGGGAACAAGGTGAAATTACTTTTATCCATATCGAAGAGGATAATAAAGAATCCATGAGCTTAAGTCGTAAAATGGGATTTGTTAAAGAACGCTTAGTTCACTGGGTGAAGATCAATTAG
- a CDS encoding helix-turn-helix transcriptional regulator, whose protein sequence is MEQGEKIRSLRKEGRLSQETLAETLEVSRQSTSKWESG, encoded by the coding sequence ATGGAGCAAGGAGAGAAAATTCGGAGTCTTCGAAAAGAGGGAAGGTTATCTCAGGAGACTTTAGCTGAAACACTGGAGGTATCCCGGCAGTCCACTTCAAAATGGGAATCCGGGTAA
- a CDS encoding ECF transporter S component, whose product MEAMKLEKSSTVTKLTYSGILVALSYVGSLLGLIIPGSLAFDSMPAFFGAMILGPVYGAAVGGVGHLLTALINGFPLTLPLHLFIGVQMALIVGVFGWVCQKERRIVAGVLATVLNGPLSAATSALAAHLLGLPFSGWVLFNTMVIPLTIVSFLNVSLALILGNILQKRMAR is encoded by the coding sequence ATGGAAGCAATGAAGCTCGAAAAAAGTAGTACCGTAACAAAACTAACCTACAGCGGAATATTGGTAGCACTCTCCTATGTGGGATCTTTACTAGGACTTATTATACCGGGAAGCCTGGCCTTTGATTCCATGCCCGCATTTTTCGGTGCAATGATACTGGGCCCGGTTTACGGAGCTGCAGTAGGAGGTGTGGGCCACCTCTTAACCGCTTTGATTAACGGTTTTCCATTAACGTTACCCCTACATTTATTTATCGGTGTACAAATGGCACTGATTGTAGGTGTTTTCGGATGGGTCTGTCAAAAGGAGCGAAGGATTGTTGCCGGAGTTTTGGCAACAGTGTTAAACGGTCCGCTATCTGCCGCAACCTCAGCCTTAGCCGCCCATTTACTCGGGCTCCCCTTTAGTGGATGGGTCCTCTTTAATACTATGGTTATTCCTCTTACTATTGTATCTTTCTTAAACGTATCCTTGGCCTTAATCCTTGGAAATATTCTTCAAAAGCGTATGGCCCGATGA
- a CDS encoding AIR synthase related protein — protein sequence MIRFEQFRDVTLLHMKNEETLVISCDSVGGVGEKKEDRVQAPPEVVGYYGARVALMEVIALRAKPLALINTLSVEMENYGERILAGIEKAVRELPRDVVMPVTGSSEENFPMVQTALGVTVIGTLEKKADLPPKTDGGESLFLVGLPKVGEGVLADEGEVLSMEDLYHLINHRGVKDILPIGSKGIAHELEVLGEEGGKVDRETHREIDFFQSGGPSTSALVLMKETGVKELRSILKAPITKL from the coding sequence ATGATCCGTTTTGAACAATTTAGAGATGTAACCCTGCTACATATGAAAAATGAAGAGACCTTGGTGATTTCCTGTGATTCCGTCGGAGGGGTCGGAGAAAAGAAAGAGGACCGGGTCCAGGCACCGCCGGAAGTGGTGGGATACTACGGAGCAAGAGTTGCGTTAATGGAAGTAATCGCCTTAAGGGCTAAACCTTTAGCATTGATTAATACCCTTTCCGTGGAGATGGAGAATTACGGGGAACGTATTTTAGCAGGGATTGAAAAGGCTGTGAGGGAACTACCCAGGGATGTGGTGATGCCGGTTACAGGAAGCTCCGAAGAAAACTTTCCTATGGTGCAGACAGCTCTCGGAGTTACGGTGATCGGTACCCTGGAAAAAAAAGCAGACCTGCCACCGAAAACCGACGGGGGGGAAAGTCTTTTCCTGGTAGGTCTTCCTAAGGTAGGAGAGGGCGTTCTTGCCGATGAAGGGGAAGTTTTATCCATGGAGGATCTGTATCATTTGATAAATCACCGGGGTGTAAAAGATATCCTTCCTATAGGCTCTAAAGGTATTGCTCACGAACTGGAGGTGTTAGGCGAAGAAGGTGGGAAGGTGGACCGGGAAACACATCGGGAAATCGATTTTTTTCAGTCGGGAGGGCCTTCCACCTCGGCCCTGGTGCTTATGAAGGAGACCGGGGTTAAGGAACTTCGAAGCATCCTTAAAGCCCCGATCACAAAATTATAG
- a CDS encoding cobyrinate a,c-diamide synthase: MPGIMIAGTSSGVGKTTCTLGIMKALRKRSIDINPFKVGPDYIDPGFHQFVSGNPSYNLDQWLLRDSTIEVLYGKHKKRGEFSVVEGVMGLYDGVGISKDVGSSAAMAKLLGLPVILVIDGGKKSTSAAAEVLGYKLYDPEVNIAGVIVNKVSGKTHYDMIKTVIERDVKIPCVGYLKKEEGLHLKSRHLGLIPAEEVENLEEQLEMLSEGMEETVDLDTIIAIGSGHVPREPKEHEDFITLQIDKLRRMGKGLSLGVFQDPAFSFYYQDNLEILEEIGIILEFISPMKDQKLKEGLSGLYIGGGFPEVFGRELRENQGFMSSLTKDLEKGLPTFAECGGLMYLTEGIEDLRGEFYPMTGFFPAKTVMTKRLQRFGYVDVTMDKNITLKAHEFHRSKLIERNQTPKSYQVQKIREGKVLKEHECGLKKKNTLAGYPHFHFYDHWEFLQNWIEEMRRYHDQR; this comes from the coding sequence ATGCCGGGAATTATGATTGCAGGAACCAGCAGTGGTGTGGGTAAGACCACCTGTACCCTGGGGATCATGAAAGCTCTTAGGAAAAGAAGTATAGACATTAACCCATTTAAAGTGGGCCCTGACTATATTGATCCGGGATTTCATCAATTTGTCAGCGGAAATCCCTCGTACAATTTGGATCAGTGGCTTCTTCGAGATTCCACTATTGAGGTGCTCTACGGAAAACATAAAAAAAGAGGAGAGTTCTCTGTGGTGGAGGGAGTAATGGGTCTTTACGACGGCGTAGGCATATCGAAGGACGTGGGCAGTTCGGCGGCCATGGCAAAGCTCTTGGGACTTCCGGTGATTCTGGTAATCGACGGCGGCAAAAAATCCACCAGTGCAGCGGCGGAAGTGTTGGGCTATAAATTGTACGATCCAGAAGTAAACATCGCCGGGGTGATTGTCAATAAAGTCTCGGGAAAAACCCACTACGATATGATTAAAACCGTCATTGAGCGGGATGTGAAAATTCCCTGTGTGGGATACTTGAAAAAGGAAGAAGGACTTCACTTAAAAAGCAGGCATTTAGGGCTGATACCGGCGGAGGAAGTTGAAAACCTTGAAGAACAGCTGGAAATGCTAAGTGAGGGAATGGAGGAAACTGTGGATCTGGATACAATTATTGCCATCGGAAGTGGGCACGTTCCCCGGGAGCCTAAGGAACATGAGGATTTTATCACCCTTCAGATCGATAAGTTAAGAAGGATGGGAAAGGGACTCAGCCTCGGTGTATTTCAGGATCCCGCCTTTAGTTTTTATTATCAGGATAATCTGGAGATTTTAGAGGAAATCGGTATAATCTTAGAATTTATCAGTCCCATGAAGGATCAAAAGCTGAAAGAGGGCCTTTCGGGACTGTATATCGGCGGCGGATTTCCTGAAGTGTTTGGAAGGGAACTGAGGGAAAATCAAGGATTTATGAGCTCGTTAACAAAAGACTTGGAAAAGGGCCTGCCGACTTTTGCGGAATGCGGGGGACTGATGTATTTAACCGAGGGGATTGAAGACCTTAGGGGAGAATTTTATCCCATGACAGGATTTTTTCCCGCAAAGACGGTGATGACCAAGCGCTTGCAGCGTTTTGGTTATGTGGATGTGACCATGGATAAGAATATCACCCTGAAGGCCCATGAATTTCATCGCTCCAAACTCATTGAAAGGAACCAAACCCCGAAGAGCTATCAGGTGCAAAAAATTCGGGAAGGCAAGGTCTTAAAGGAGCATGAATGCGGCTTAAAGAAGAAAAACACCCTAGCAGGCTATCCTCATTTTCATTTTTATGATCACTGGGAATTTCTCCAAAACTGGATCGAAGAGATGAGAAGGTACCATGATCAGCGTTAG
- a CDS encoding GHMP family kinase ATP-binding protein, giving the protein MISVRCPASCGEIFQGPVDDQEALISYAIDFYALVRLEKGKRVTGKNQDKAYHAMEETLKYFDRSPSLLKDYRLLVESDIPRGKGMASSTADVAGAVMLSAKTLQCPMTEEVLGKIAAKVEPTDSTLFSKLSLFNSKSGKRVRSYGPYPKGRVLILEGFSTVDTLEYHRQHSKTKALKLYQQKENLNNCYQTGVIEKPIRVAQAFEAWEKKRDNISLKELGKLATVSARAHQQILPKPGLEKIIKLSSQSGAYGVNTAHSGSVLGVLYHEAFFDKKGFIKKIQQEGLRKHYPILRDHRLIPGGLQWMKY; this is encoded by the coding sequence ATGATCAGCGTTAGATGTCCCGCCTCCTGCGGAGAAATTTTTCAAGGACCGGTTGATGATCAGGAAGCACTGATCTCCTACGCTATAGACTTTTACGCCTTGGTGCGTTTGGAGAAGGGAAAAAGAGTAACCGGGAAAAATCAGGACAAAGCCTACCATGCCATGGAAGAGACATTGAAGTATTTTGATCGGTCCCCTAGTCTCTTAAAGGACTACCGATTGCTCGTTGAAAGTGATATCCCAAGGGGAAAGGGAATGGCAAGTTCCACAGCCGATGTGGCCGGTGCCGTAATGCTCAGTGCTAAAACCCTTCAGTGTCCTATGACGGAAGAAGTTCTTGGGAAAATCGCTGCAAAAGTAGAACCGACGGACAGTACACTGTTTTCAAAACTGAGTCTCTTTAACAGCAAATCCGGAAAGCGGGTAAGAAGCTATGGCCCTTATCCTAAGGGAAGGGTGTTGATTCTGGAGGGTTTTTCTACGGTAGATACTTTGGAATATCACCGACAACATTCAAAAACGAAAGCCTTGAAGTTGTATCAGCAAAAAGAGAACTTGAATAATTGTTATCAGACTGGTGTTATTGAAAAACCAATAAGAGTTGCTCAAGCCTTTGAAGCCTGGGAGAAGAAACGGGATAATATTTCCTTAAAGGAACTGGGAAAACTGGCCACAGTCAGTGCAAGAGCCCATCAACAGATTTTACCAAAGCCCGGGTTGGAGAAGATTATCAAACTGAGCAGCCAATCAGGAGCATACGGTGTTAATACCGCTCACAGCGGATCGGTGTTAGGTGTTCTCTACCATGAGGCCTTCTTTGATAAAAAAGGGTTTATCAAGAAGATTCAGCAGGAAGGTCTTAGGAAGCATTATCCGATCCTTCGGGATCACCGGCTGATCCCCGGCGGTCTTCAATGGATGAAATACTGA
- a CDS encoding precorrin-8X methylmutase: protein MMYIKDPMEIERKSFEIIESEWKQNPKSYEEAQIMKRIIHTTGDFEYGDLLRMGEDGIEKGLAALKPGFKIYSDTKMIQSGINKANLKVLQGKMYNATHDEDVAIQAKKEGRTRSMVGIEKAVKNEDIQIFVIGNAPTALFHLLDLLEERKQSPALIIGVPVGFVGAEESKEALMNSPHPYLAVKGRKGGSPVAAAMVNALMKIKVQEAAHGGE from the coding sequence ATGATGTATATCAAAGATCCTATGGAAATTGAACGTAAAAGCTTTGAAATCATTGAGTCGGAATGGAAGCAAAATCCGAAAAGCTACGAGGAAGCACAAATTATGAAGCGGATCATACATACCACCGGCGATTTTGAGTACGGAGATCTGCTGCGAATGGGGGAAGACGGGATCGAAAAGGGACTGGCGGCCCTGAAACCGGGATTTAAAATCTACAGCGATACCAAAATGATTCAATCGGGAATTAATAAAGCCAACTTAAAAGTCTTACAGGGCAAGATGTATAACGCCACCCATGATGAGGATGTGGCCATTCAGGCGAAAAAAGAGGGCAGGACCCGGTCCATGGTAGGGATTGAAAAAGCCGTGAAAAATGAGGATATTCAGATCTTTGTGATCGGAAATGCTCCTACCGCTTTATTTCATCTATTGGATCTGTTGGAAGAAAGGAAACAATCCCCGGCGCTGATTATCGGCGTCCCCGTAGGTTTTGTAGGCGCCGAGGAGTCCAAGGAGGCCCTGATGAACAGTCCCCATCCTTATCTCGCCGTAAAGGGGCGCAAGGGAGGAAGTCCCGTGGCGGCGGCAATGGTTAATGCTTTAATGAAAATTAAAGTACAAGAGGCTGCCCATGGGGGAGAATAG
- the cbiD gene encoding cobalt-precorrin-5B (C(1))-methyltransferase CbiD has product MGENRLDQFAFKNGKKLRYGFTTGSCMVAAAKGSLLMILKDQILDEVELLTPKGWNLYLKLRDQVLEGDEARCSVIKDAGDDPDITHGIKIFVRVKVQRAEKGKPKVLLKSGKGVGIVTQKGLSIPPQEPAINPVPRKMLKRELTELLPEDLRAEVLVWIPKGEEIGKKTFNPRLGIVGGISIIGTSGIVEPMSEEAFQESIRIEMDMLMENRKDLIFIPGNFGRDFGKGLGLREEDMLKTSNFVGFSLDCAYEKKVRKILLVGHLGKFIKVAGGIFHTHSKIADGRMEILAAYTAKHLENRRQQQILEEQIANSNKVTDYNEHSDGNEKADLLPDHLIEKILSANTTDEAVEKLLQLGLKEVFTDLANKVSEKARIRTHEEIEIGTVLFSQIHGVLGFCDQSWKMIEELRSAGEVQTEDINTEDENAEVINTEDKKSKDKNTADENPNDKNPKNKKSTTGRR; this is encoded by the coding sequence ATGGGGGAGAATAGACTGGATCAATTTGCTTTCAAAAATGGCAAAAAACTCCGATACGGATTTACCACGGGGAGTTGTATGGTAGCCGCAGCCAAAGGCAGTTTATTAATGATTTTAAAAGATCAAATCCTCGACGAGGTGGAACTGTTAACGCCTAAAGGATGGAACCTATATTTAAAGCTTCGGGATCAGGTGCTGGAAGGTGATGAGGCCCGGTGTTCCGTAATTAAGGATGCAGGGGACGATCCGGATATTACCCACGGTATTAAAATCTTTGTCAGGGTAAAAGTTCAAAGGGCAGAAAAGGGAAAACCTAAGGTGTTGTTAAAGAGCGGTAAAGGTGTAGGAATCGTTACGCAAAAAGGCCTTTCCATTCCCCCACAGGAGCCGGCGATCAATCCGGTACCGAGGAAGATGCTGAAGCGGGAACTAACAGAGCTATTGCCGGAGGATCTACGAGCGGAGGTTCTGGTATGGATTCCTAAGGGAGAAGAAATCGGAAAAAAAACCTTTAATCCCAGACTGGGCATTGTGGGAGGGATCTCGATTATTGGCACCAGCGGCATTGTGGAACCCATGAGCGAAGAGGCTTTTCAGGAGAGTATTCGAATTGAGATGGATATGCTGATGGAAAACCGGAAGGATCTCATTTTTATCCCTGGAAACTTTGGTCGGGACTTTGGCAAAGGTCTTGGACTGAGGGAAGAGGATATGTTGAAGACCAGCAACTTTGTAGGCTTTAGCCTGGACTGTGCCTATGAAAAGAAGGTTCGAAAAATTCTATTGGTGGGGCATTTGGGAAAATTCATTAAAGTCGCCGGAGGGATCTTTCACACACATAGTAAAATCGCCGATGGCCGCATGGAAATACTGGCTGCCTATACCGCAAAACACCTTGAAAATAGACGGCAACAGCAAATTCTAGAGGAGCAAATAGCAAATTCTAACAAAGTTACCGACTACAACGAGCATAGCGATGGAAATGAAAAAGCCGACCTGCTGCCGGATCATCTTATAGAAAAGATACTGAGCGCTAATACCACTGACGAAGCCGTGGAGAAACTGTTACAACTTGGCCTGAAAGAAGTGTTTACGGACCTGGCGAATAAAGTTTCGGAAAAGGCTCGGATTCGAACCCATGAAGAAATAGAAATCGGAACGGTTCTTTTCTCTCAGATCCATGGAGTCCTGGGGTTTTGTGATCAGAGCTGGAAAATGATCGAGGAACTTCGAAGTGCCGGGGAAGTACAGACGGAAGATATAAATACTGAAGATGAAAATGCGGAAGTTATAAATACTGAAGATAAGAAATCTAAAGATAAAAATACTGCAGATGAAAATCCTAATGATAAGAATCCTAAAAATAAGAAATCTACAACGGGGAGGCGATAA